In Hymenobacter sp. DG01, one genomic interval encodes:
- the topA gene encoding type I DNA topoisomerase, with product MNLLIVESPNKIKKISALLPEGWHVAASVGHIRDLPLKDLGIDRSNNYRMQYLVNADKEDTVSNLKAKVRQVGAQNVYLATDPDREGEAISYHLCQVLGLDVKTTKRVTFQEITGPAILAAVAQPRKLDVALVAAQECRRAVDRLVGWEISPLLTRHFQSKGYSAGRVQSVATRLVVERERTIQAFSGKRTFPVSAAFRTEAAELLPARWVGEAPQTEEEARELLLRISKARDFGVMSVEQQPVSTSPPAPYSTSSLQQDGVKKLRLTVQQVSDLAQKLFEAGHITYIRTDSVNLSDEARQEAAAQIEQQYGAKYAVGGGGRTFREKAGSQGAHEAIRPTHWDQTSAGDTREQQQLYQLIYARSLASQMSDALYDQTTILLAAAVPGPEGLTFQSKARVLRFDGYRKAYQEAAEEVDEDTALAEGAEGAALQHPVVEGERVQLRRVQAAGRSQKPPRRFDEATLVAELERLQIGRPSTYASTLRTINAREYVASGSVVGKKVSTKTLLWEDGQLREQSRSETIGGDKNKLLPTERGIGVTDFLLRYFTPIVNLDFTAQCEAEFDEVADGKRRFADVVPAFDGRLTELRNTAEIDLPPPRRAHQVGLWQEKPITSGAGEKGSWVRYDEKFYDLGGADPLTLTVEQAVAAILAGRSREKRKVGVWEKKPIEAGISRKELVYLLWNERYFQVAEEGQPQPALDSITAQQAEEIIRVALEHEQAQVVHQIDAKWSVRLSKNQKLYVTNGKDSAPLGKVTEAEAKGWDRAAAQAHIKQFKSYLAKKDSGTATKKTK from the coding sequence ATGAACCTACTGATCGTTGAAAGCCCGAATAAAATCAAGAAGATAAGTGCCCTGTTGCCGGAAGGCTGGCACGTAGCGGCCAGCGTGGGCCACATTCGGGATCTGCCCCTGAAGGATCTGGGCATTGACCGCAGTAACAATTACCGCATGCAGTACCTGGTAAATGCGGATAAGGAGGACACCGTATCTAATCTGAAGGCTAAGGTGCGGCAGGTGGGAGCGCAGAACGTGTACCTGGCCACGGACCCGGACCGCGAAGGCGAGGCCATCAGCTACCATCTTTGTCAGGTGCTGGGTCTGGATGTGAAAACGACCAAGCGCGTCACCTTTCAGGAAATAACCGGCCCGGCCATTCTTGCCGCCGTTGCTCAGCCCCGAAAGCTCGATGTGGCTTTGGTAGCCGCACAGGAATGCCGCCGCGCAGTTGACCGCTTGGTAGGCTGGGAAATTTCCCCCTTGCTGACCCGCCACTTTCAAAGCAAGGGCTATTCGGCCGGCCGGGTGCAGAGCGTGGCAACGCGCCTCGTCGTGGAACGGGAGCGAACCATTCAGGCCTTTTCCGGCAAACGTACTTTCCCAGTTAGCGCCGCTTTCCGCACCGAAGCCGCCGAGCTATTGCCGGCACGGTGGGTGGGAGAGGCACCGCAAACCGAGGAGGAGGCCCGTGAGCTGTTGCTTCGCATCAGCAAGGCCCGCGATTTTGGCGTAATGAGCGTTGAGCAGCAGCCGGTATCAACCAGTCCCCCGGCCCCTTATTCCACCAGCAGCCTGCAGCAGGACGGGGTAAAGAAGTTGCGGCTAACCGTGCAGCAGGTATCGGACTTAGCGCAGAAGCTCTTTGAGGCCGGGCACATAACCTATATCCGGACGGACAGCGTGAATCTGAGCGACGAAGCCCGCCAGGAGGCCGCCGCCCAGATTGAGCAGCAGTACGGGGCAAAATATGCAGTGGGAGGGGGCGGGCGCACCTTCCGGGAGAAAGCAGGGAGCCAGGGTGCCCATGAAGCCATCCGGCCGACCCACTGGGACCAAACCAGCGCCGGCGACACCCGGGAGCAGCAGCAGCTGTACCAGCTCATTTATGCCCGTTCGCTGGCCTCCCAGATGAGTGATGCCCTCTATGATCAGACAACTATTCTGCTGGCAGCGGCCGTACCCGGCCCAGAGGGGCTGACCTTTCAGAGCAAGGCCCGGGTATTGCGATTTGACGGCTACCGCAAGGCCTACCAGGAAGCAGCGGAGGAAGTAGATGAAGATACTGCCTTGGCTGAAGGCGCTGAAGGCGCTGCCCTGCAGCATCCGGTTGTGGAAGGGGAGCGGGTTCAGCTTCGGCGGGTCCAGGCCGCGGGCCGCAGCCAGAAGCCGCCCCGGCGCTTTGATGAAGCAACATTGGTGGCCGAGCTGGAGCGCCTGCAGATTGGCCGGCCGAGCACCTATGCCAGCACCCTGCGCACCATCAATGCCCGCGAATACGTGGCCAGTGGATCGGTAGTAGGGAAGAAGGTCAGCACTAAGACCCTATTGTGGGAGGATGGCCAGCTACGGGAGCAAAGCCGCAGTGAAACGATAGGGGGTGATAAGAACAAGCTTCTGCCCACGGAAAGAGGTATTGGAGTGACGGATTTTCTGCTTCGCTATTTCACCCCGATTGTCAACCTGGATTTCACGGCCCAATGTGAGGCGGAATTTGATGAGGTAGCAGATGGTAAGCGCCGGTTTGCCGACGTGGTGCCGGCTTTCGATGGGCGCCTGACGGAGCTACGAAACACGGCAGAAATAGACTTGCCCCCGCCCCGCCGTGCCCACCAGGTAGGCCTGTGGCAAGAAAAGCCCATCACCAGCGGAGCAGGGGAGAAAGGCAGCTGGGTGCGCTATGATGAGAAGTTTTACGACCTGGGCGGGGCTGACCCGCTGACCCTTACGGTTGAGCAGGCCGTTGCCGCCATCCTGGCCGGCCGCTCACGGGAAAAGCGCAAGGTGGGCGTTTGGGAGAAAAAGCCGATTGAGGCCGGCATCAGCCGCAAGGAGCTGGTTTATCTGCTATGGAATGAGCGCTATTTTCAAGTAGCGGAGGAAGGGCAGCCCCAACCTGCGCTCGACTCGATAACTGCCCAGCAGGCGGAGGAAATTATTCGGGTGGCTCTGGAGCACGAGCAGGCCCAGGTAGTGCATCAGATAGATGCCAAATGGAGCGTGCGACTCAGCAAAAACCAGAAGCTGTATGTAACCAACGGGAAAGATTCCGCTCCTCTGGGAAAAGTAACAGAAGCCGAAGCGAAGGGTTGGGACCGTGCGGCGGCGCAGGCGCATATTAAGCAGTTCAAGAGCTACTTAGCTAAGAAGGATTCAGGTACTGCTACAAAAAAGACGAAGTAG
- a CDS encoding M20/M25/M40 family metallo-hydrolase: MLRKSLLFLLACTALLGAVLVFNTLRFSPPAAPAVGPLRPLNLPDSALSHFRQAIRYRTVSLEQGAAPDSAQFLGFHRFLQRAYPRVHAQLKREVVNQYTLLYSWPGQDAQAAPIVLMAHYDVVPVEESTAAKWEHDPWAGEVHQDRIWGRGAVDNKANVTALLEAAEQLLLAGFQPSRTVYFVFGHDEEVGGQQGAQQVARLLQQRGIKPEFVLDEGGFVTTDRVPGLKGTPVALIGTAEKGYLSLELTAEVAGGHSSIPEAETATDLIAQAVVALRKQNFPASFTPSMDEFAAHIGPRLPFVQRLAFANAWLLRPLILSTYTKTASGAAAVRTTLVPTILQAGVKDNVVPTSAKATVNLRLLPGTSSAEAVRQVQALLPDQRVTVKPVGTVSEPSPAAPTNATGYQLIEQQIRLQIQDVIPTPFLFVALSDSRHFQPLTSRIYKFSPMTNPAGLHGLNESLSVESYQQCFGFYHGLLKAAR; encoded by the coding sequence ATGCTTCGTAAATCGCTGCTGTTCCTACTTGCTTGCACGGCCCTTCTCGGGGCCGTGCTCGTGTTCAATACCCTGCGATTCTCGCCGCCTGCTGCGCCGGCCGTGGGACCGCTCCGCCCACTTAACCTGCCGGATAGCGCCCTGAGCCACTTCCGGCAGGCCATCCGGTACCGGACAGTTTCCCTGGAGCAGGGCGCGGCGCCCGACTCGGCACAGTTCCTTGGCTTCCACCGATTCCTGCAGCGGGCTTATCCCCGCGTGCACGCCCAGCTGAAGCGAGAAGTTGTCAACCAGTACACGCTACTCTACTCCTGGCCCGGCCAAGATGCTCAGGCGGCCCCTATCGTGCTGATGGCGCACTATGATGTGGTACCGGTGGAAGAAAGCACCGCCGCTAAGTGGGAACATGACCCGTGGGCCGGGGAGGTGCATCAGGACCGGATCTGGGGCCGGGGAGCCGTAGATAACAAGGCCAATGTTACGGCCCTGCTAGAAGCGGCTGAACAGCTGCTTCTAGCAGGGTTTCAGCCTTCCCGGACGGTGTACTTTGTCTTTGGCCATGATGAGGAAGTCGGGGGCCAGCAGGGAGCCCAACAGGTGGCCCGGTTGCTGCAGCAGCGCGGTATCAAGCCGGAATTCGTGCTGGATGAAGGCGGGTTTGTCACTACGGACCGGGTGCCCGGCCTGAAAGGAACCCCCGTGGCGCTGATCGGCACGGCGGAAAAAGGCTATCTGTCTCTGGAGCTGACTGCTGAAGTAGCGGGCGGCCATTCCTCGATACCGGAAGCTGAAACCGCCACGGACCTGATTGCACAAGCCGTAGTGGCTTTGCGCAAGCAGAACTTTCCGGCCTCGTTCACGCCGTCCATGGATGAATTTGCCGCCCATATCGGCCCTCGCCTGCCGTTCGTGCAACGTCTGGCCTTCGCTAATGCCTGGCTGCTGCGCCCCCTGATTCTGAGCACCTACACCAAAACCGCCAGCGGCGCGGCGGCCGTTCGCACTACGCTGGTACCAACCATCCTGCAGGCAGGCGTGAAAGACAACGTGGTGCCGACTTCTGCCAAGGCCACGGTAAACCTGCGTCTGCTGCCGGGAACCAGCTCCGCTGAGGCGGTACGGCAAGTGCAGGCGCTCTTGCCTGACCAGCGGGTTACGGTAAAGCCGGTAGGCACGGTATCGGAGCCATCACCAGCCGCGCCAACCAATGCTACGGGGTATCAGCTCATCGAGCAGCAGATCCGCCTGCAGATCCAGGATGTAATACCCACTCCCTTCCTGTTCGTGGCCCTGTCGGACTCTCGCCACTTTCAGCCCCTCACCTCTCGCATATACAAGTTCTCTCCTATGACCAATCCTGCGGGCCTCCACGGGCTTAACGAAAGCCTCAGCGTGGAAAGCTACCAGCAGTGCTTTGGCTTCTACCATGGGCTGCTGAAGGCCGCTCGTTAA